Part of the Tolypothrix sp. PCC 7910 genome, AGATTTACTAAATAATCTCCATCCTGAAGATTTAAGAATCCGGACTTATGTGGCAACACAAATGTACAGAAGCAGTAAACTTTCCCCAGAACAAAAACTATACAATCATCCCTATTATTGGGCAGCATTTACAATCACATATCGGGGAATTGGGGGCTGGTGATTGGGGATTTGGGACTGGGGACTGGGAGATGAGGGAGATGAGAAAGGAGAAATCCCAATTACCAATTACCAATTACCCATTACCAATTACCAAATGACAAATTATGGAACCTCAAGCAGAAAACTCTACCAGACTAACTTGTGAAGTAGAACTTACATTAGAAGTGATTGGTGGACGCTGGAAAGTTTTAATTATTAGAGAACTAATGTCAGGTGTAAAACGCTTTGGTGAGTTACAAAGAGCATTACATGGTATTACGCAAAAGATGCTTACCCAACAGCTAAGGGAAATGGAAGAGGATGGTATTATCCATCGTGAAGTTTATCCCCAAATTCCCCCCAAAGTAGAATATTCACTGACAGCTTTAGGCGAAAGCTTGCAACCAATTCTCAACGCCATGCATGAATGGGCTTTTAAACATTCTGCTCAAATCCGCCGCCAGCGAATCTGATTGAGGGCTGAAAATCAAAAGTCGCAGAGACGCGATTAATCGCGTCTCTACAAAAGCTACTCTTCCTCATCCCCAGTACCCAGTACCCAGTACCCAATCCCCAATCCCCAACCCCCATGTATAAACCTTTCATCACCGCTGCGAAAATTTGGGTATGTTTGGGGATTCTTATTTGCCCATAAATAGTACAATTGTTCTAGTAAGAAAATTTAATTCCCAACTTCCAGCAACTTGAGTGCGTAGCTGCTGTGCAGCTTGACGTTAGACATCGCCTTCTAGGAATCACCCAAGGCGGTTGATTTGTTGTGCAATATTGGGGAGTTTTTAGGAGGTCAACATCATGATCGCACAAGTGCAGACTGTAATTTCATCCCAGGTTGACTCTAAAGTAGTTAAAAAATCTGAGTTTGAGCAATACGCCCAAGAAAAAGCCAATGCTTTGAAAAATGCTAGTGGAGAAGAATTCTCCCTACTTTCCCTAGCTGATGTCACCAAAACAATTTTACATCATGCATTTTGGTTAGCTGAACAGAAACAGAAGCTTTCATTGAGGCAGTACAAACAGCTATTGATTGAGCAAGGCTGGAAGGGTGAAGAAAAGAGATATCTGAAGATTGCAGCCGTATTTGGTGAATTTTCGCCCCAGGATTTGGCACAGATTGAACCATTGACTGTCTATCAGCTAGCAAATAACAGTAATAAATATAAGTCAGTAATAGACGCTCTTTTAGATTTAAGGGCTATTACTCAAGAAGCTGTGCGTTCTCTAGTCAAACAAAAACGCACTCCTAAAGAACCAAAACCAGAAAAACCTAGTATTTGGCGGCGAACCAAGAATGGTGGCAGATATTGCCAAATCCCAGCCATTCATGAAGAGGATGAGCATACAGGTGTGGCTCTGCAAAGCATGATTGACACAGAAGGTTTGAGCGCTCAACAAATAGTAGCAGAAGCGATCGCACTGCGACAGGCATATAAGGAAGGACGTTTAGTTGTGGTGGAGGAAGATAAAAATTAAACTTGCCATAGATTTGAGCAAAATAATCATGATTAGGGGGTGAAGGGACTAACGAGTATAGCCCTTTCACCCCCTAGCTAAATATCAAAAAATCAAAACTTAAAAACAGCCAACAATCATTCCACCCAATAAGATAAAACCAATCCAGACATTTTGGCGAAACATCTCACCATAAATAGGGTTGGGTAAATTTGGTTTACTTAACTTTATTGATTGCCAAACCCAGCCAATTGTGGCAATTACTAGGCTAATCCAAAAGGCTATGTGAAGGTGAGTCACAATTCCTAAGTAAGCCAGTAAAGCGATTGTTCCAGCAAAGAAAATCGCAATGGCTAAAGGTGCGTAATTCCCAAAAAATAGAGCGCTAGAATTAACACCAATCCGGCGATCATCTTCCTTGTCGCTCATCGCATATACAGTATCAAATCCCAATGTCCACAGTACAGTTGCACCCCAAAGTAGCCAAGTTGGTTGGGAAATGTTTTGTGTAACTGCACTCCAGCTAATTAAGACAGCAAAACCCCAAGCGATTGACAGCACTAATTGCGGTACGGGAAAAACTCGCTTCGCGCCTGGATATAGCAAAATTACCGGAACTGCTGCTGCTGATAACCAAAAAGTTAAAGGATTAAGATAAAACGCCAAAACTGCGGCACAAGCCAGCGCTACTATGCCGACAACAATTCCGACTTTAATTGAAAGTGTACGGGCAGCTAGGGGGCGATCGCGAGTTCTTTCTACTTCGGGATCGATATCCCGATCCCACAAATCATTGACAACACACCCAGCCGCACTTGTGGCGAGAGTACCTAAAATAATTACGCCAACTAAAGGCAAAGGTGGTTTACCTGCGGCGGCTAAAAACACAGCCCACAGTGCAGGAATCATCAGGATTAATCGCCCTTCTGGTTTATGCCAGCGTAAAAGCCGAATAATTATTAGCCATATCGGTTCGGAGTTGCTTTCTGGCGTTCTTAACATAGAAGTAAACAAAAAATCAAGTAATTACTTTAGCTAGATGAATTAACACATCTTTACATATATAGAATATCTTTATTTGCTATTTGTAAAAACACAACCTAAACTTGCATCCTTAGATACATCTAAAAGGTCAATTTAGTTGTGAGCAGCAGAGTGAATATTCTTGATCAAGGTTGAGTGAATCTTCACTTAACCTTTATGACCCCGACACACCAGTTTTTACTATCCTTACTAACAGAGAGAAAACTAGATGCTAAGTTTAGTTTCGGCTAACCACGTGAGCATATCCACTCCGACCTTTAAGCAAAATCGGATTATTGCTGCCATTGACCTGGGTACAAATTCTCTGCATATGGTAGTGGTAAAAATTGACGCTACCCTACCAGCTTTTAGCATTATTGCCAGAGAAAAAGAAACTGTGAGATTAGGCGATCGCGATCTGGCTACAGGTAATCTTAAACCAGAAGTGATGGACAGGGCGATCGCTGCTTTAGGACGCTTTCAAACAGTTGCCGAAACTTTCAATGCGGAAACTATCGTGGCTGTCGCAACTAGCGCCGTGCGCGAAGCACCTAATGGTAAAGATTTTTTACACAGAGTCCTAGTTGATTTAGGTTTAAGCGTTGACTTAATTTCTGGACAAGAGGAAGCGCGGCGTATCTATTTGGGTGTGCTGTCGGGGATGGAATTTCACAACCAACCACACATGATTATTGATATTGGCGGTGGTTCCACAGAACTAATTTTGGGGGATAGTAACGAACCGCGTACGCTTACAAGTACGAAAATTGGTGCAGTCCGGCTGACTGGGGAGTTAATCACCACAGATCCCATCAGCAACGCTGAGTTTCAATATCTCCAAGCCTATGCACGGGGGATGTTAGAACGTTCTGTAGAAGAGGTAATCGCAAACCTCAAATTTGGGGAATCGCCACGTTTTGTAGGTACCTCTGGCACGATTGAAACCTTAGCACTGATCGATGCCAGGGAAAAATTAGGTTATGAACCTTCCACACTCAATGGCTACCAATTAAGCTTAAAAGACTTAAGAGATTGGGTAAATCGCCTGCGGAAACTGACTAATATCGAAAAATCTGCGATACCTGGTATGCCAGATAAGCGGTCGGAAGTTATACTGGCAGGCGCAGTAATATTACAGGAAGCTATGACCCTTTTGGGCGTTGAATCAATAACAACTTGTGAGCGTTCTTTACGCGAAGGTGTAATCGTGGACTGGATGCTAGCCCACGGTTTAATCGAAGATAAACTGCGTTTCCAAAGTTCAATTCGGCAGCGTAGTGTACTCAAACAAGCTAATAAATACCAAATTAACTTAGAGCATAGCGATCGCGTCGCTGGGTTTGCTCTCAGTATATTTGACCAAACTCAAAATAAACTACATTTTTGGGGTGAGGAAGAACGGCAACTACTATGGGCTGCTGCGATATTACATAATTGCGGTCACCATGTCAGCCATTCCTCACACCACAAACATTCTTACTATCTAATTCGCAATAGTGAATTACTCGGTTATACCGAAAGCGAAATCGAAATTATTGCAAATATAGCGCGCTATCATCGCAAATCTGCTCCTAAGAAAAAG contains:
- a CDS encoding 4-hydroxybenzoate solanesyltransferase, with translation MLRTPESNSEPIWLIIIRLLRWHKPEGRLILMIPALWAVFLAAAGKPPLPLVGVIILGTLATSAAGCVVNDLWDRDIDPEVERTRDRPLAARTLSIKVGIVVGIVALACAAVLAFYLNPLTFWLSAAAVPVILLYPGAKRVFPVPQLVLSIAWGFAVLISWSAVTQNISQPTWLLWGATVLWTLGFDTVYAMSDKEDDRRIGVNSSALFFGNYAPLAIAIFFAGTIALLAYLGIVTHLHIAFWISLVIATIGWVWQSIKLSKPNLPNPIYGEMFRQNVWIGFILLGGMIVGCF
- a CDS encoding helix-turn-helix domain-containing protein encodes the protein MEPQAENSTRLTCEVELTLEVIGGRWKVLIIRELMSGVKRFGELQRALHGITQKMLTQQLREMEEDGIIHREVYPQIPPKVEYSLTALGESLQPILNAMHEWAFKHSAQIRRQRI
- a CDS encoding Ppx/GppA phosphatase family protein; protein product: MLSLVSANHVSISTPTFKQNRIIAAIDLGTNSLHMVVVKIDATLPAFSIIAREKETVRLGDRDLATGNLKPEVMDRAIAALGRFQTVAETFNAETIVAVATSAVREAPNGKDFLHRVLVDLGLSVDLISGQEEARRIYLGVLSGMEFHNQPHMIIDIGGGSTELILGDSNEPRTLTSTKIGAVRLTGELITTDPISNAEFQYLQAYARGMLERSVEEVIANLKFGESPRFVGTSGTIETLALIDAREKLGYEPSTLNGYQLSLKDLRDWVNRLRKLTNIEKSAIPGMPDKRSEVILAGAVILQEAMTLLGVESITTCERSLREGVIVDWMLAHGLIEDKLRFQSSIRQRSVLKQANKYQINLEHSDRVAGFALSIFDQTQNKLHFWGEEERQLLWAAAILHNCGHHVSHSSHHKHSYYLIRNSELLGYTESEIEIIANIARYHRKSAPKKKHENFRNLLTKQHRQMVSQLSTLLRLAVALDRRQLGAIERVECEYHPHTIKLYLRIFPSHPDDDCALELWSLDYKKSVFEAEFNVHLITTLEPYTMAISS